From a single Candidatus Glassbacteria bacterium genomic region:
- a CDS encoding cupin domain-containing protein, with translation MPIVKKNALELKSFDEKKFNPVGIYQSDQIKVIVAYFKPLQFIPVHTPGVDVVFFIIEGQAEIVAGDQRMTVKENDLVIVPKGTKRGIKALTELTVLHLVQPPPTEADHREVREKISLGKFE, from the coding sequence ATGCCAATAGTTAAGAAAAATGCCCTGGAGCTGAAATCCTTTGATGAGAAAAAATTTAATCCTGTCGGAATCTATCAGTCGGATCAAATCAAGGTGATTGTGGCATATTTCAAGCCGCTGCAGTTTATTCCCGTGCATACCCCAGGTGTGGATGTGGTCTTTTTTATCATCGAAGGGCAAGCGGAGATCGTGGCCGGTGACCAGAGAATGACTGTCAAAGAGAATGATCTGGTTATTGTTCCTAAAGGTACAAAAAGAGGGATTAAAGCTCTGACCGAACTGACTGTCCTGCATCTGGTCCAGCCTCCTCCCACAGAAGCCGATCACAGGGAAGTGCGGGAAAAAATCTCGCTGGGAAAGTTCGAGTAA
- a CDS encoding Rrf2 family transcriptional regulator — MLNKTTQIGIKTLIFLGLYGGNDPVSPRRIAGHLGISPTYLSKITALLVKADILVSHRGVLGGVTFSRPTSSFTLLEIIEACQGRVTGDYCQRSEDIDKVCAFHRAMQEVHQETVEVLSRWSLADLIAKPAPDEDVQSRVTCMMADIKPSVGELAATK; from the coding sequence ATGCTTAATAAAACGACTCAGATAGGGATCAAAACTCTAATTTTTCTGGGTCTGTATGGTGGCAACGATCCGGTTTCGCCTCGCAGGATTGCCGGCCATCTTGGTATTTCGCCGACCTATCTTTCAAAAATAACCGCTCTTCTGGTAAAGGCGGACATTCTGGTCTCCCACCGTGGAGTACTCGGTGGAGTGACTTTCAGCAGGCCGACATCTTCATTCACGCTCCTGGAAATAATTGAAGCCTGCCAGGGGCGGGTAACCGGAGATTACTGCCAGAGAAGCGAAGATATCGATAAAGTCTGCGCTTTCCACCGCGCGATGCAAGAGGTTCACCAGGAAACTGTCGAGGTGCTGTCCCGCTGGTCCCTGGCTGATCTGATAGCCAAGCCGGCTCCGGATGAAGACGTTCAGAGCAGAGTCACTTGTATGATGGCCGATATCAAGCCGTCGGTCGGTGAGCTTGCTGCAACAAAATAA
- a CDS encoding 4Fe-4S ferredoxin — protein sequence MAFEECPGSGMFDFREQQKTDEAQVTAKVKSELRQWPIQLHLLSPTAPYFQAADVLLTADCVAFAMGNYHPDYLKDKVLAIACPKLDEGQDVYLEKIKAWYDEAKINTLTVMIMQVPCCKGLLSLAQQAAQQAERKVPIKYVVVGIQGEIIEEAWAS from the coding sequence ATGGCTTTCGAGGAATGCCCCGGATCAGGGATGTTCGATTTCAGAGAACAGCAGAAAACCGATGAAGCTCAGGTGACTGCGAAGGTGAAATCGGAGTTGAGACAGTGGCCGATCCAGTTACATCTGCTTAGTCCGACCGCCCCGTATTTCCAGGCCGCCGATGTTCTTCTCACCGCCGATTGCGTGGCCTTCGCCATGGGCAATTACCACCCTGATTACCTTAAAGACAAGGTCCTGGCCATTGCCTGCCCCAAATTGGACGAAGGACAGGATGTTTACCTAGAAAAGATCAAAGCCTGGTACGATGAAGCCAAGATCAACACCCTGACAGTGATGATCATGCAGGTGCCCTGCTGCAAGGGCCTCCTGTCTCTGGCCCAGCAGGCGGCTCAGCAGGCCGAGCGTAAAGTGCCTATTAAATACGTAGTGGTGGGAATCCAGGGAGAGATCATCGAAGAGGCTTGGGCCAGTTGA
- a CDS encoding sodium:proton exchanger, with product MPDAWLWLLDILILLGAALALGTLAEVLRQNSIVGYLLAGMLVGPNALGLVASHDEVHFIAELGVTLLLFSIGLEFSFKRLLKLGPITYVGGTAQVVLTTLAGWGLASALGLAWRPALVIGMMVALSSTASVVRLLVDTTRIDSPYGRNALGILLLQDIAVVPLVILTLALGGENTPAQSLFLLGRTVVLSALTFGVFLLLFNLLVPKLLHLSSLARNRDLPVLLAVVMALGAAWAAHSVGLSPSFGAFLAGLLLAESPFAAQIRSDVAPLRTLLVTLFFAAVGMLVNPSWIAVNPAPVALTVVLIVILKPALIHVITRLLGFGTGTSLATGLCLGQVGEFSFVLATTALGAGVIDNDLFRLVVSVTVISLLVTPYLVRIAPRASGWAENLRPLFGSGAGPAATDSSRVEFGQIPDRAVIIIGFGPAGQQAAERLLPVMRGRLAVVDYNPDNSDWAHSLGIPFVIGDARRRELLEHLHLERAEALIVTVPDQDAVRQIIHLVKSTAPELRLLVRARYHIFKWELVVAGAEVVVDEEAQVGIRLAEEFLEGACT from the coding sequence ATGCCCGATGCCTGGCTGTGGCTGCTGGATATCCTGATCCTGCTCGGCGCGGCTCTTGCGCTGGGCACGCTGGCCGAGGTCCTCCGGCAGAATTCGATAGTGGGCTACCTGCTGGCCGGGATGCTGGTCGGGCCCAACGCCCTGGGCCTGGTGGCCAGCCACGATGAAGTCCACTTTATCGCCGAGTTGGGCGTAACGCTCCTGCTGTTCTCGATCGGGCTCGAGTTCAGCTTCAAGCGCCTGCTTAAACTCGGTCCGATAACGTATGTCGGCGGTACGGCCCAGGTGGTGCTGACCACGTTGGCCGGCTGGGGGCTGGCCTCGGCGCTGGGGCTGGCCTGGCGTCCCGCGCTGGTGATAGGCATGATGGTTGCGCTTTCGAGTACGGCCAGCGTGGTCCGCCTGCTGGTGGACACCACCCGGATCGACAGTCCTTACGGCCGTAACGCGCTGGGAATCCTGCTGTTGCAGGACATCGCGGTAGTTCCTCTCGTGATTTTGACCCTGGCGCTCGGCGGGGAGAACACACCCGCCCAGTCGCTGTTCCTGCTGGGCCGCACGGTCGTGCTTTCTGCTTTGACATTCGGCGTGTTTCTGCTGCTGTTCAACCTGCTGGTCCCGAAACTGCTGCATCTCAGCAGTCTCGCCCGTAACCGCGACCTTCCCGTGCTGCTGGCCGTGGTGATGGCGCTCGGGGCCGCCTGGGCCGCCCATTCGGTGGGCCTGAGTCCTTCGTTCGGCGCATTCCTGGCCGGTCTGCTGCTGGCAGAAAGCCCGTTTGCCGCGCAGATCAGGAGCGATGTGGCCCCGTTGCGCACCCTGCTGGTCACTCTTTTTTTCGCGGCTGTCGGGATGCTGGTCAATCCGTCCTGGATCGCGGTGAATCCGGCTCCGGTGGCCCTGACCGTGGTGTTGATCGTTATCCTGAAACCGGCCCTGATCCATGTTATCACGCGGCTGCTCGGTTTCGGCACCGGCACCTCGCTGGCCACCGGTCTCTGTCTGGGGCAGGTTGGTGAATTTTCGTTCGTGCTGGCGACAACAGCTCTCGGCGCGGGGGTGATCGATAACGATCTGTTCCGCCTTGTGGTCTCGGTGACCGTGATCAGTCTGCTGGTAACTCCCTATCTGGTGAGAATCGCACCGCGGGCATCGGGCTGGGCCGAAAACCTGCGGCCGCTCTTCGGCTCCGGTGCAGGACCGGCGGCAACCGACTCAAGCCGGGTTGAATTCGGTCAGATCCCCGACCGGGCGGTAATAATAATCGGGTTCGGGCCAGCCGGCCAGCAGGCCGCCGAGCGCCTGCTGCCTGTCATGCGCGGGAGACTAGCGGTTGTGGATTACAATCCCGACAACAGCGACTGGGCGCATTCGCTGGGAATACCGTTTGTCATCGGCGACGCCCGCCGTCGAGAGCTGCTGGAACACCTCCATCTCGAAAGAGCCGAGGCCTTAATCGTAACCGTCCCGGACCAGGACGCCGTGCGGCAGATAATCCACCTGGTTAAATCGACAGCTCCCGAACTGCGGCTGCTGGTGCGGGCGCGGTATCACATTTTCAAGTGGGAACTCGTGGTGGCGGGAGCGGAAGTGGTGGTGGACGAGGAAGCTCAGGTAGGAATCCGTCTGGCCGAGGAGTTTCTGGAGGGCGCCTGCACCTAA
- a CDS encoding AAA family ATPase gives MSFYGNIISNVAWKSNHNPVGDYYVSAPFYRVPSFAFRLPSPPSPVILPSPTKLREQMPSPLDNLNPDQRAAVTSEEPRLLVLAGAGSGKTLVLVRRILHLVLDKGVDPAGVLAVTFTRNAARQMKQRLVEQAETCAGAEAAARMSRATVRTFHSLGYLLLRRHWRALFDRPVRLVTDTPVTGGEQEETGRRTTKGELLRKAIETLYPDPSFRVEFKRHLWDYVTSSDEADRFSLGSDPRRRRFVTLGGESVRSYAEREVANLLHDRGIAYRYDKPAPWGGIAFRPDFHLPGHKAYIEVWEFAPGGGRTERRSRVEAYRANGARLIEIWREELLDFPKLVRRLGEELPGALDTPGPPGDLSRLDSEHAGYPEAIASFLGLAEEVLDKIKTHYIDTETLAAKAQKIDNPHTRVFYSLFLQIYGQYDRLLQRDGALDFNDLISQAVRLLREHPEIRERYRKRWPVVLVDEYQDVNTPQVELLKELVGHDNSLTCVGDDWQSIYGFRGAEVEHILSFERDWPDAEVQSLRVNYRNSAPVVELANLSIRRCRSFREKPSLALRRGSSPVVLHRAGRLSSDGAGWVQRRIEELVESGEFRPEEILILYRKNSNWRLLSERIGALGLPVRHDTIHGAKGLEARVVFLWAVVGGRAGFPGRMRGNRVLSVLAREQGVRRLDEERRIFYVGLTRALERLYVVTEEHNLSAFLKSLPDSPFQAAHSQTAWRDDLERPCDNCGAALEADWRFCPSCFAGLAGDDSRSGD, from the coding sequence ATGTCCTTTTACGGAAATATAATATCAAATGTTGCTTGGAAAAGCAACCATAATCCGGTGGGAGATTACTATGTCTCTGCACCCTTCTACCGAGTTCCGTCTTTTGCATTCCGCCTTCCCTCTCCCCCCTCTCCTGTTATATTACCATCACCAACTAAACTACGAGAACAAATGCCCTCACCACTCGACAATCTCAACCCCGACCAGCGCGCCGCGGTCACCAGCGAAGAGCCCCGCCTGCTGGTGCTGGCCGGAGCGGGCAGCGGCAAAACACTGGTGCTGGTGCGGAGAATCCTGCACCTGGTGCTGGACAAGGGAGTGGACCCCGCCGGGGTGCTGGCGGTCACTTTCACCCGCAACGCCGCGCGCCAGATGAAACAGCGGCTGGTTGAACAGGCCGAAACTTGCGCCGGGGCCGAGGCCGCCGCGCGGATGAGCCGCGCCACTGTGCGCACGTTCCACTCCCTGGGCTACCTCCTGCTGCGCCGTCACTGGCGAGCGCTGTTCGACCGTCCCGTGCGCCTTGTGACCGACACCCCGGTAACCGGCGGCGAACAGGAGGAAACCGGCCGCCGGACCACCAAGGGCGAACTGCTGCGCAAGGCGATCGAAACGCTCTACCCCGACCCCTCGTTCCGGGTCGAGTTCAAGCGTCACCTCTGGGACTATGTCACTTCCAGCGATGAGGCCGACCGGTTCAGTCTCGGTTCCGACCCCCGCCGCCGCCGGTTTGTCACCCTTGGCGGCGAGAGCGTGCGCTCATACGCCGAGCGCGAAGTGGCCAATCTCCTCCACGACCGGGGGATCGCCTACCGCTACGACAAGCCTGCGCCCTGGGGCGGAATCGCGTTCCGGCCTGATTTCCACCTTCCCGGGCACAAGGCATACATCGAGGTCTGGGAGTTCGCCCCCGGCGGCGGCCGGACCGAACGCAGGAGCCGGGTGGAGGCCTACCGGGCCAACGGCGCTCGCCTGATCGAAATCTGGCGCGAGGAGCTGCTCGATTTCCCCAAGCTGGTCCGCCGGCTGGGTGAGGAACTTCCCGGCGCCCTCGACACTCCCGGTCCGCCCGGCGACCTGAGCCGGCTGGACAGCGAACACGCGGGCTACCCCGAGGCGATCGCCAGTTTCCTGGGCCTGGCCGAGGAAGTGCTGGACAAGATCAAGACCCATTATATCGACACGGAAACCCTGGCCGCCAAGGCACAGAAGATCGACAACCCGCACACCCGCGTGTTCTACAGCCTGTTCCTGCAAATCTACGGGCAGTACGACAGGCTGCTGCAGCGAGACGGCGCCCTGGATTTCAACGACCTGATTTCCCAGGCCGTGCGTCTGCTGCGCGAACACCCGGAAATCCGCGAGCGCTACCGCAAGCGCTGGCCTGTGGTGCTGGTGGATGAGTACCAGGATGTCAACACGCCGCAGGTGGAACTGCTTAAGGAACTCGTGGGTCATGATAATTCGCTGACCTGCGTGGGCGACGACTGGCAGTCGATCTACGGGTTCCGGGGGGCCGAGGTGGAACATATTCTCTCGTTCGAGCGCGACTGGCCGGATGCGGAGGTCCAATCGCTGCGGGTCAACTACCGTAACAGCGCTCCGGTTGTCGAGCTGGCCAACCTCTCGATCCGCCGCTGCCGCTCGTTCCGCGAGAAACCCTCGCTGGCCCTGCGCCGGGGCAGTTCCCCCGTTGTGCTGCACCGCGCGGGGCGGCTCAGCTCCGACGGGGCCGGGTGGGTGCAGCGGCGGATCGAGGAACTGGTGGAGAGCGGTGAATTCCGGCCCGAGGAGATCCTGATCCTTTACCGCAAGAACTCCAACTGGCGGCTGCTCTCGGAGCGGATCGGGGCGCTGGGCCTGCCCGTGCGTCACGACACGATCCACGGAGCCAAAGGCCTCGAGGCCCGGGTGGTGTTCCTCTGGGCGGTGGTCGGCGGGAGAGCGGGGTTCCCGGGACGGATGCGAGGCAATCGGGTGCTGAGCGTACTTGCCAGAGAGCAGGGAGTTCGCCGGCTGGATGAGGAGCGGCGGATATTCTATGTCGGCCTGACCCGCGCCCTGGAGCGGCTGTACGTGGTGACAGAGGAGCATAACCTGTCGGCATTCCTCAAATCTCTCCCCGATTCTCCGTTTCAGGCGGCTCATTCACAGACTGCCTGGCGCGACGACCTGGAGCGGCCGTGCGACAACTGCGGCGCAGCCCTGGAGGCGGACTGGCGGTTCTGCCCGTCGTGTTTCGCGGGCCTGGCTGGTGATGATTCCCGCTCTGGCGATTAA
- a CDS encoding nucleotidyl transferase AbiEii/AbiGii toxin family protein: MLSLEQILEQYPASLRNFPESLLKEYLQYKILDSIFNSASGQKLAFLGGTALRIIHNGSRFSEDLDFDNFDLKADEFVDLGDEIKKYLELEGLEVEIDSKTESAYRLKIRIPRLLFDTGLAHQPEQKILIQVDTVPQNFDYRPDKPILNKFEVFTQINAVPRDILLAQKIFAAVGRKRAKGRDFFDIVFLYGIGARPNFDYLEKNLDIKEQKQLKISLLEKTKNMDFKSLAQDVEPFLFNPKDSNKVFLFREFIRQQF; this comes from the coding sequence ATGCTTAGCCTCGAACAAATACTGGAACAATACCCGGCAAGCCTGCGCAATTTTCCAGAAAGTCTGCTCAAGGAGTATTTGCAGTACAAAATCTTGGACAGCATTTTCAACAGCGCATCTGGGCAAAAACTGGCTTTCCTTGGCGGCACGGCCCTGCGGATAATACATAACGGTAGCCGTTTTTCTGAAGACCTGGACTTCGACAACTTCGATCTGAAGGCGGATGAATTCGTTGACCTAGGCGATGAAATCAAAAAATATCTGGAACTGGAAGGACTGGAGGTGGAAATTGACTCAAAGACCGAGTCCGCCTACCGCCTTAAAATTCGTATTCCCAGGTTGCTTTTCGACACGGGGCTTGCCCACCAGCCAGAGCAAAAAATCCTGATCCAGGTGGACACCGTGCCCCAGAATTTTGACTACAGGCCGGATAAACCGATCCTGAACAAGTTTGAGGTGTTTACACAAATCAATGCCGTGCCGCGGGACATCTTGCTGGCGCAGAAAATCTTTGCCGCCGTGGGACGTAAGCGCGCCAAGGGGCGTGATTTTTTCGACATCGTCTTCCTGTACGGTATCGGCGCCAGGCCGAATTTCGACTATTTGGAGAAAAACCTTGATATTAAGGAGCAGAAGCAGCTTAAAATATCATTGCTTGAAAAAACTAAAAACATGGATTTTAAGTCATTGGCACAAGATGTGGAACCTTTTCTATTTAATCCCAAAGATAGTAACAAAGTCTTTCTTTTCCGCGAATTCATCCGGCAGCAATTTTAA
- the gndA gene encoding NADP-dependent phosphogluconate dehydrogenase, which produces MDKCQYGLIGLAVMGENLVLNIERNGYSVAVFNRTTEKTRNFAAGGAKGKNIKPCYTMEEFVTGLERPRKIIIMVKAGWPVDSMIDSIKPYLDEGDIIIDGGNSHFPDTERRSVDLPKEGFRFIGTGVSGGEYGALWGPSIMPGGPRDAYDEVEQMLTDISAKAEGEPCVSYLGPRGAGHYVKMVHNGIEYGDMELIVESYDILKRTLNLSNERFHEIFDEWNKGELDSYLIEITRDIFRKVDPETGKHVIDLILDKAGQKGTGKWTSQSALDLGSPTPTINSAVESRIISAYKDERVAASKILGGPEVSYSGDPDKLIDAVGQALYASKICSYAQGMSLLRTASDEYDYDLDLKECARIWRGGCIIRARFLNLITDAFKRNPSLPNLLVDDFFKGEVQSRQEAWRFVVKTAVENGIPALAMSSSLAYYDAYRSERLPANLIQAQRDYFGAHTYERVDKEGWFHTEWMPEK; this is translated from the coding sequence ATGGATAAGTGCCAATACGGGCTAATCGGGCTGGCGGTGATGGGCGAGAACCTGGTGCTCAATATCGAGCGTAACGGCTACAGCGTGGCCGTGTTCAACCGCACCACCGAGAAGACCAGGAACTTCGCCGCGGGCGGGGCCAAAGGCAAGAACATCAAGCCCTGCTACACGATGGAAGAGTTCGTGACCGGCCTGGAGCGGCCCCGCAAGATCATCATCATGGTCAAGGCCGGCTGGCCGGTGGACTCGATGATCGACAGTATCAAGCCGTATCTGGACGAGGGCGACATCATTATCGACGGCGGCAACAGCCATTTCCCCGACACCGAGCGCCGCTCGGTGGACCTGCCCAAGGAGGGTTTCCGCTTTATCGGCACCGGCGTCTCGGGCGGCGAGTACGGTGCGCTGTGGGGCCCGTCTATCATGCCCGGCGGACCGCGTGACGCTTACGACGAAGTCGAGCAGATGCTGACCGACATCTCCGCCAAGGCCGAGGGCGAGCCTTGTGTGAGCTACCTGGGGCCGCGCGGAGCGGGCCACTACGTCAAAATGGTGCACAACGGGATCGAGTACGGCGACATGGAACTGATTGTCGAAAGCTACGACATCCTCAAGCGCACGCTGAACCTCTCCAACGAGCGGTTCCACGAGATTTTCGACGAGTGGAACAAGGGCGAGCTCGACAGTTACCTGATCGAGATCACCCGCGATATCTTCCGCAAAGTCGACCCCGAGACCGGCAAGCACGTGATCGACCTGATCCTCGACAAGGCCGGCCAGAAAGGCACCGGCAAGTGGACCAGCCAGAGCGCTCTGGACCTGGGCAGCCCCACCCCGACAATCAACAGCGCGGTGGAAAGCCGGATTATCAGCGCCTACAAGGACGAGCGGGTGGCGGCCAGCAAGATCCTGGGCGGTCCCGAGGTCAGCTACAGCGGCGACCCGGACAAGCTGATCGACGCGGTCGGTCAGGCGCTCTACGCCTCCAAGATCTGCAGCTACGCCCAGGGGATGAGCCTGCTGCGCACGGCCAGCGACGAGTACGACTACGACCTGGACCTGAAAGAGTGCGCCCGGATCTGGCGCGGCGGCTGCATTATCCGCGCCCGGTTCCTGAACCTGATCACCGACGCGTTCAAGCGCAACCCGAGCTTGCCGAACCTGCTGGTGGACGATTTCTTCAAGGGCGAGGTCCAGAGCCGTCAGGAGGCCTGGCGCTTCGTGGTCAAAACAGCGGTAGAGAACGGGATTCCGGCCCTGGCGATGAGCAGCTCGCTGGCCTACTACGACGCCTACCGTTCCGAGCGCCTGCCGGCCAACTTGATCCAGGCCCAGCGCGACTATTTCGGCGCCCACACCTACGAGCGGGTGGACAAGGAAGGCTGGTTCCACACCGAGTGGATGCCGGAGAAGTAG
- the pdxB gene encoding 4-phosphoerythronate dehydrogenase PdxB codes for MRIIADENMPFAAEAFSNLGEVNLAPGRLMNAELLRTVDCLAVRSVTRVDSSLLSGSAVKFVGTATIGTDHVDTEYLGREGIKFASAPGCNAISVAEYVIAALFELAGRKGFTLAGKVLGIVGVGNVGSRLESRARALGLEVVLNDPPLADQTGDSKYRPLDELLERSDIVTVHVPLEKAGKYPTYHLVNQSLLASLGPGAVLLNTSRGAVADSFALLAAIGSGKLGAVVLDVWEGEPEIPLDLLRKVDLATPHIAGYSFDGKARGTRMIYEAACRHFGVEPVWTPEGLLPAPENPLIELTGRMDDAQDLLAKAVLESYDIAADDRNLRGIFDLPKDARAKHFDRLRRSYPVRREFASRTVRLGPGLKSLAPVLAGLDFTVETA; via the coding sequence GTGCGGATTATTGCCGATGAGAACATGCCGTTCGCCGCGGAGGCGTTCTCGAACCTGGGCGAGGTAAACCTGGCGCCCGGACGCCTGATGAACGCGGAGCTGTTGCGAACCGTCGACTGCCTGGCCGTGCGCTCGGTGACACGCGTGGATAGCAGCCTGCTGAGCGGTTCAGCGGTAAAATTTGTCGGGACAGCGACGATCGGCACGGATCACGTTGATACGGAGTACCTTGGACGGGAAGGCATAAAATTCGCCAGCGCGCCGGGCTGCAACGCGATCAGCGTGGCCGAGTACGTGATCGCCGCCCTGTTCGAGTTGGCCGGGCGTAAGGGGTTCACGCTGGCGGGCAAGGTGCTGGGAATTGTCGGAGTGGGCAATGTCGGCAGCCGGCTGGAGAGCCGCGCCCGCGCGCTGGGGCTGGAAGTGGTGCTCAACGACCCTCCGCTGGCGGACCAGACCGGGGACTCCAAATACCGCCCCTTGGATGAGTTACTGGAGCGCTCGGATATTGTCACGGTCCACGTCCCGCTGGAGAAGGCCGGGAAGTATCCCACCTATCACCTGGTTAATCAATCCCTGCTGGCCAGTCTTGGGCCGGGAGCTGTTCTGCTCAACACCAGCCGCGGCGCGGTGGCCGATTCTTTTGCTTTGCTTGCCGCTATCGGTTCGGGAAAGCTCGGTGCGGTGGTGCTCGATGTCTGGGAGGGCGAGCCGGAGATTCCGCTGGACCTGCTGAGGAAAGTCGATCTGGCCACGCCGCATATCGCGGGCTACTCGTTCGATGGCAAGGCGCGGGGGACGCGGATGATCTACGAGGCCGCCTGCCGCCATTTCGGCGTGGAGCCGGTGTGGACGCCCGAGGGCCTGCTGCCCGCGCCGGAAAACCCGCTGATCGAGCTTACCGGCAGGATGGATGACGCCCAAGACCTTCTGGCGAAAGCAGTGCTGGAAAGCTACGATATTGCAGCCGATGACAGGAACCTGCGTGGGATATTTGATCTGCCGAAGGATGCCCGTGCAAAACATTTCGACCGATTGCGCAGGAGCTACCCCGTGCGCCGGGAGTTCGCCAGCCGCACTGTGCGGCTGGGTCCGGGACTGAAGAGTCTCGCGCCCGTGCTGGCCGGGCTGGATTTTACGGTTGAGACTGCATGA
- a CDS encoding cob(I)yrinic acid a,c-diamide adenosyltransferase, whose amino-acid sequence MAEKGTVILITGDGKGKTTSGLGQVFRSLGYGWKICFLQFIKGKWPTGEKTLAKKFEDQLLFKSLGKGFTWEGELSEHVKANREAFEYAREEVNSGKWNLVVLDELTYLVRYEIISEQEVIDLIRNRPPELHLMITGRGATQGLIDECDIVSEVKPVKHPEDREAVKGIEY is encoded by the coding sequence ATGGCAGAGAAGGGTACGGTGATCCTGATTACGGGCGACGGCAAGGGTAAAACCACCTCCGGACTGGGCCAGGTTTTCCGCTCGCTGGGCTACGGCTGGAAAATCTGTTTCCTGCAGTTCATCAAGGGGAAATGGCCTACCGGGGAGAAAACACTGGCCAAAAAATTCGAGGACCAGTTGCTGTTCAAGTCACTGGGCAAGGGATTCACCTGGGAGGGCGAGCTCAGCGAGCACGTGAAAGCCAACCGCGAAGCTTTCGAGTACGCCAGGGAAGAAGTCAACAGCGGCAAATGGAACCTGGTGGTGCTCGATGAGCTGACCTACCTGGTGCGCTACGAGATAATCAGCGAGCAGGAGGTGATCGACCTGATCCGCAACCGGCCGCCGGAGCTGCACCTGATGATCACCGGGCGGGGGGCCACCCAGGGGCTTATCGACGAGTGCGACATCGTCAGCGAGGTAAAACCGGTCAAGCACCCGGAGGACCGCGAGGCGGTCAAAGGGATCGAGTACTGA
- a CDS encoding ferredoxin, which produces MKATVDAELCTGCALCPDISPDVFEMDGELAKARVDSVPAGAEDDTREADESCPVEAIEIIE; this is translated from the coding sequence ATGAAAGCGACGGTGGATGCGGAACTGTGCACCGGCTGCGCCCTGTGCCCGGATATCAGCCCGGACGTGTTCGAGATGGACGGCGAGTTGGCGAAAGCCAGGGTCGATTCAGTGCCGGCCGGGGCCGAGGACGACACCCGCGAGGCGGACGAAAGCTGCCCGGTGGAAGCGATCGAAATCATCGAGTGA
- a CDS encoding amidohydrolase gives MDAASVRDDCLTMNERIVAWRRDLHRIPEIGIELPDTENYVRQRLAEFGVPLQAGYDGTGVVALVEGTAGRGPVLAVRADMDALEIEEATGAEYSSTRPGRMHACGHDAHTAIALGAAEYLIRHRDKLAGTVKFIFQPGEECMDGARRMIEAGALENPRVEAVIGLHIGGIWNELGTGQVGVSDRAVMAAADAFNFSMKAVGSHGAYPHQSADPVLAASAAVVQLHTLVGRSIRPTAAAVVTVGRIEGGQARNIIPTEVAARGTVRTLDQAVRDHLRGRIGEVIAGVAAAHGCSHSYEFFPGAPAVIGDSVICGRVRDAAVEILGRDDVVEITEPSLGGEDVSLFMERAPGCFFGLGGSNPAEGIHSIHHNPEFRIDESVLWRGAAVFSLCALRRLAPSG, from the coding sequence ATGGACGCTGCGAGTGTGCGGGATGATTGCCTGACGATGAACGAGCGGATCGTGGCCTGGCGGCGGGACCTTCACCGCATTCCCGAAATCGGGATCGAGCTGCCCGATACGGAAAACTACGTCCGCCAGCGCCTGGCTGAATTCGGCGTACCGCTGCAGGCGGGCTACGACGGAACCGGAGTGGTGGCGCTGGTGGAGGGTACGGCCGGGCGTGGCCCCGTGCTGGCGGTGCGGGCGGACATGGACGCGCTGGAGATCGAGGAAGCGACCGGCGCGGAATACAGTTCCACCCGGCCCGGCAGGATGCACGCCTGCGGCCACGACGCCCACACCGCGATAGCCCTGGGAGCTGCCGAATACCTGATCCGGCACAGGGACAAGCTGGCGGGGACGGTCAAGTTCATCTTCCAGCCGGGCGAGGAGTGCATGGACGGCGCGCGGCGGATGATCGAGGCCGGGGCGCTGGAGAACCCGCGGGTGGAGGCCGTAATCGGCCTGCATATCGGGGGAATCTGGAACGAGCTGGGCACCGGACAGGTGGGCGTAAGCGACCGGGCGGTCATGGCCGCGGCCGACGCGTTCAATTTCAGCATGAAAGCCGTCGGCAGCCACGGCGCGTATCCGCACCAGAGCGCGGACCCTGTCCTGGCCGCCAGCGCGGCGGTTGTCCAGCTGCACACCCTGGTGGGCCGCTCGATCCGGCCGACCGCCGCCGCCGTGGTCACGGTCGGCCGGATCGAGGGGGGGCAGGCGCGGAATATCATTCCCACCGAGGTGGCCGCGCGGGGAACCGTGCGCACCCTGGACCAGGCCGTGCGCGACCATCTGCGCGGACGGATCGGCGAGGTGATCGCCGGGGTTGCCGCGGCGCACGGCTGCAGCCACAGCTACGAGTTTTTCCCGGGAGCGCCGGCGGTAATAGGCGACAGCGTAATTTGCGGCAGGGTGCGTGATGCGGCGGTGGAAATCCTGGGCCGGGACGACGTTGTCGAGATAACTGAGCCCTCGCTGGGCGGCGAGGACGTATCGCTGTTCATGGAGCGCGCGCCGGGATGCTTTTTCGGCCTCGGCGGCAGTAACCCGGCCGAGGGTATCCACAGTATTCACCACAATCCGGAGTTCCGGATCGATGAGAGCGTACTGTGGCGAGGAGCCGCGGTGTTTTCCCTTTGCGCGCTGCGCCGCCTGGCGCCCTCGGGCTGA